The Sphingobacteriales bacterium genome segment TGTATGTCATCGGCTCTGCCTCAGCATCAATTATTTCTGCTTCAGTAATCTCACCGATAAACAGGAGATGAGTTCCGGCATCTACCACTTCCACCACCCTGCACACCAACCAGGCAATACATTCATTTAAAACTACAGGTACTTCATTCTCAGCATAATAAATACTGAGGCCTTCCATCTTGCTGAAATCCTTTCCGCTACGGTAGCCAAATCTCCCTATCAGTTCAGGAGAGGTTGTCTGCGGAAGAACACTGACGGAAAAAAAGCCTGAATCCCTGATAAAGCCGGTAGTAAAATTGTTTTTATGGCAGGAAGCGGCAAATCGGGGCGGGTCAGCACTTATCTGAAAAAATGTATTGCTGAAATATCCGTTTGACTGTTTTTTATTCCCGGCACAAATGATGTACATGCCGTAAGTAATTTTGAAAAGGGATTCGTAGTTTATCATTTTTTTTCTGTCAAAAATAAGTTTTTTTTATTTACCAAAATGCTTCAGGAAAACAGTATTGAGTAAATAATAAACAAGTATTCCGGTCAGCATGGCAACAAAATAGCCGTACGGAAGGCCATTTGCCATAACGGCTACCATGACGGCAATAAAAAAATTCTTTTTATCAGTGATGATATCTTTGACCAGCAACATCAGAGAAATGCCTTCAAAGACAAGGATGACACCCAGTACAGGTTGGGGAAATATTTCAATAAAGCTGAAAAAGTTGCCGCTGAAAAAGAGTCCGAAAATGAGGTAAAAAAAACCGTAAATAATCGGTGCACCGCCTGTTCTTCCTCCAAAAGTATATTGACCGGCAAGGCCGCCCGATCCGTGACACACAGGTATGCCTCCAAGTAAGGAGCTGATAATGTTCATGATAGAATAAGTGAAACCTATTTTCTGAATATCCAGTTTCTTTTCAGGGAACAGATCGGAAGCTACCTGCTGTGTTGCATATATGCTGTTCCCCAGCGAAAGGGGAATTTGCGGAAGAGCAAGTAAAGCGAATGCTGTCCAGAGATTCTCAAATTTCATCTCAGGGATGATAAATACAGGAGCTTTAAGCTGGAACATTCCCTGATGAAAGGAAAAGACAAGTGAATAAACCACACCCAGAGCAATAATAAACAAAGCCGGAGGAAATTTTCGGTTTCCCAGCAATATCAAGGCAATGATAAAAGATACTGCTGCCAGAATATACCCGGGTGTTTCAAGTGCCGGGACATATTGTTTCAGGGCAGTCATGGCCAGCTGAAAACCTAATCCAAGCTGAACACCACGGATCACTGTCTTAGGGATAATCCTGCCAAGCAAATTGAGCAGCCGGGTAGCTGAAAGTATCAGCATAATAACCCCAATTATCAACCCACCTGTTAAAACAAGGCTTCCTGAAATTTTCTGTGTGATGACAATCATGGCCACCGCTTTCAGTGGCTGGACTGCCATAGGCATACCATAAATCAGACCCGTCAGTATCTGCATCATGCCAAATAAAATCAGGACGTTAGCAGTGTTGAAGTCGGAGGCCAGCAACATTCCGATGATAAGTGGCAAATCGGTTCCTATATCCCC includes the following:
- a CDS encoding High molecular weight rubredoxin; its protein translation is MINYESLFKITYGMYIICAGNKKQSNGYFSNTFFQISADPPRFAASCHKNNFTTGFIRDSGFFSVSVLPQTTSPELIGRFGYRSGKDFSKMEGLSIYYAENEVPVVLNECIAWLVCRVVEVVDAGTHLLFIGEITEAEIIDAEAEPMTYSYYRQVKKGLSPQNAPTYIDKNKLAGMPGKDLNRKYRCTVCDFVFDEKKEGKAFKDLPKDWVCPVCGAEKEDFISET
- a CDS encoding transporter gives rise to the protein MKNNITAHIRFNRNEFSGAFGDIGTDLPLIIGMLLASDFNTANVLILFGMMQILTGLIYGMPMAVQPLKAVAMIVITQKISGSLVLTGGLIIGVIMLILSATRLLNLLGRIIPKTVIRGVQLGLGFQLAMTALKQYVPALETPGYILAAVSFIIALILLGNRKFPPALFIIALGVVYSLVFSFHQGMFQLKAPVFIIPEMKFENLWTAFALLALPQIPLSLGNSIYATQQVASDLFPEKKLDIQKIGFTYSIMNIISSLLGGIPVCHGSGGLAGQYTFGGRTGGAPIIYGFFYLIFGLFFSGNFFSFIEIFPQPVLGVILVFEGISLMLLVKDIITDKKNFFIAVMVAVMANGLPYGYFVAMLTGILVYYLLNTVFLKHFGK